tACTATTAACAGCACTTTCGGGGGACTAGCATATTTTGTATTGACGCTCTCCGCATATAGACACAATTTCAGGGCCTCACTCAAAATTCTGGAGGGCTCTGTAATTTAAAACTGACCTAAGGGGCTCCCCTAGTAGCTAAGTGGTAAAGactttacctgccaatgcaggagacgtgggttcaatccctgaactgagaagatcccacatgcagcccAGCAACTAAGCCCTGAGCTCCACAACTATTGCGCCTGAGCTCTAGAGTCTtggagctgaaactactgaagcagAGACCCTAGAGCCTATGTTGCATGATAAGAGGAGCCATcccactgcaaggaagagtaagtagcccctgctcacagcaagGAGAGGAAAGACCGCgcaggaacaaagacccagcacagacaaaaataaactgacCTGAAATAAACCTCaccaaaaataaactgaatgtaGCAGCAATGCCTTCCGACCCCCGCACTATCAGAAAGTCAGGCCAGGGCCTTTTGGTTTCTCCCAGATCATCCAAATGACAGTGAGTGGCCCCTTACAGAGATTCGTTTTTTCCCTGACCTTTCCTGGACTGGGCTAGGGATATGATAAATCCGTTCTCAACATGGACAGTATCATGCCAGAGCGATACAGGCGTCAGATACCTGGTTCCAACCCCACCTCACCAGCTACTTGACCCGTTTGAGCTCTGGGGGTTACAAGGAGGAATAAAGGAGATCGGGGACCTGCAGTCGATCTCCTCCCCACAAAGAGAGGTCAGACTCGCAAGCTCTACGGGCTTCCCCACTCAGAAGAGAATCTGCATCCGGATTTTCTGCTTCTCTCCTACCTTCTTGCCTTGCTGCTCACTTCTAACCCAAAGCCCACGCCTCGCATCACGCTGGCGGCATACCACCCCAGAGCCCTCTAGGCGCCCGGCCCCCGGCAAGAACCCGCCCACTCCCGTCGGCCCCCGGGGCCGCTCCCGTCTCCATGGGAACGAAGGTAGCCAACCCGCGCGGTGACTTCCGCTCCGCCCAGACTACGGCGCGGGCTCGAGCGGCGCCTGAGTGGGCCCCGGGGAGAGATGCTGAAGGCGAAGATCCTCTTTGTGGGGCCCTGCGAGGTGAGGCCAGGGCCGGCGGGGAGGCAAgcagggcctgggggcgggggggcgggcacGGGGTCGCCCCCGGGGTTGTGCCTGGCACCCGGAGCCCCCCAGGAGCTGGGAGCCCATTCCCACCGCGCCCACCCTGGTGTGTGCTGCTGGCCTCACCAGGAATTCAGCGTTCCCAGACCTTGACCCTGTTGGACTGAGGCCCAAAGGCCCATGGTAGTGAGTGGCGTTTGTGATCAGAGCCTAGATCTCACGACTTTGCTTTGCGCCTGTGGCTTTCCCTAATGAAATACATCAGCGGAACAAGAAAACCAGGAGGAAGGACAGAACCATTACCTGGTCTTGGAACAATTAGCCTTTAACGTGGGTGGTGATGGCGGGGTTTAAATCTATGTGTAGGTCACATCGTACACAAGAATAAAATTAAGATGGACTGAAACGCTAAATGTGTAAAACAACTGTGGAAGTTGTAAATAAATAACTCTCCAACTTCAGCACCCGTCAAAACTGCCTGGTAGGCCTGTTACAAGTACAAGTTGCTGATCCTATCCTATCCTAtcttgattcagtaggtctgggaggGACTTGAGAATTTGTATTTTGTCCATGCGGGTTGTCAAGGGACCACTCGCTGGGAACCATGATAGTAGGTGAATATATGGAAAGACATGTTTTTAATCTGGAGTCAGGGAAGGTTGTCTTAAACACAACACAAACATGAAGAAACTGTAGAAGAAATGACAGCAAAGTTAAAGCCAGGGGAACATATTAGCAGAATGCGTgacaaaaaaaaacaggaaagtttAAGAATCAGTAAAGAAAGTAAGAAGCAACTCAATAGATAATCTAGCAAAGTCTGTGTATAAGAAATACAACTGACTGAGAAGTATGAAAAGACTTCAGAGTCACaggaacacaaaacaaaaagatgacaCTTGtttgcccatcaggctcccccggtagtgccagtggtaaagaacctgcctgctaatgcaggtttgatccctgggtcaggaagaccccgtggaggagggcttgacaacccactccaggattcttgccgggagaatcaccatggacagaggagcctggtgggttccagtccatggggttgcagggagtcgGACATAAATGAAGCAACCCAGCACACAGGCATGCAACATGCAATCTTAGGATGCTTTGAGAGAAAGGAGTATTCTAGGATTCTGTGGATGTGACTATAAATTGataacacctttttttttctgagatcaAATTATTAAGGTTTAAAATGTGCATAGCTTATAGTGTAGTAGTTACATTTCTCAATCTCTGAAACTAAAGATCCATCCACATTCCCCATGAGTCTATACAATATTGAACAGGTGGAAACACCCCAGGTGCCCATAAATCAGAGAATGTCTAAATAAACTAAGGTACATTCTTACTTTGGAAGATACTGCAAGAGTGAAACAAAGTAAGGCAAATAAACTGACACAGAGAACTCTCCAAGACGTCAACTATTAAATAGGCAGGTCATAACATATGCTCAGAattatgaaaagcaaaacaagcatagatatatcattttttaaaggaaattcccAAACATATACAAGGGGAGAAAGAATGACGAATCCTAGTACCCATCATCTCACTTCAACAACAAAATATCTTTCTGCATTTATGTATctccttctcccttgctgctctCCAAATTTACCAGCCTTTCTGTTCCTTAAACGTGTCACATCCATTCCTGCCCTGCTGCCTTTAAACTAGCTATTCCCCCTGCTTGGTAGTGAGTAAAGTCACCTAGCATCAGAGCCAGCACTGAAATCTGTGCTCCCCACGACCCAGAGTGGGCACGGCACCCAACCAGAGAGAACCCCTTGCCCTGGGTGATCTCAGGGTGGCTGTGGCCTCTACTCCATCCCACCTGGGTCCAGGCTGGCTTTTGGAGGACTTGCTTATGGTTGACTTTTCTGCTCTTCTTTTACTGTCCAAGATCTTTTACTGTCTTTGTTTTCATAGAGTGGAAAAACCGTGTTGGCCAACTTTCTGACAGAATCTTCTGACATCACTGAATACAACCCAACCCAAGGAGTGAGGTGAGCCCTGACAAACCCGTGTCCCAGAGTCCCTGCTCCTCACTCGCCTCCTGACTTTGGTGGCAGTGGCATCCCCAAAGCACAGTGTTTCCTAAGGAGAGGTGCTGCTCTTGTTTTATCTTTAGGATCCTGGAATTCGAGAACCCACAAGTTACCAGCAACAACAAAGGCACGGGGTGTGAAATTGAGCTCTGGGATTGTGGCGGCGATCCAAAGTACGTTTCCTTTAGAGCACTGGCTCCATCAAATGATTCAAGGCCTAGCACCCTTCCTAGCATGTGTCTGGGGCTTGATCAATGACTGGTAACATGCATTGCTCTTGAAATGTCGGTGACGGGGTTATGATACAGTGAGAGGTCATCTATCCATGATTAGTTCTTAGACATTATTTTCAAAGTCTATGATTAGAAACTCGAACTgctgtttatatgtggaatcttaccaaaaaaaaaaaaaaaagtacaaatgaacttacttacaaaatagattCACATATGTgaaaaaacaaacttagggttagcAGGTGGGGAAAGAGGGCTGGATAAGTTGAGAGCTGGGGATTGACATACCCACactaaaatgggcttcccaggtggcactagtggtaaagaaccctcctgccagtgcaggagacataagagactcgggttccatccctgagtcgtgaagatccccctggaggagggcacagcaatccactccactattcttgcctggagaatcccatggacagagaaacctggcgggttatagtccatagggtcgcaaagagtcagacacgactaaagcaacttaatgtgcatatataaaatagatcaactaaaaaaaaaaaaatagatcaactaacaaggacctactgtattagcacaggaaactcaatattctgtaatgacctatatgggaaaagaatctaacaCAAAGTGGACATAGGTATATTTATTACTGATTCACTTCTCTGTACAGCATAAACTTAACAGTGTAAATTAACTAGACtctaataaaacattaaaaacaagacACAGAAACCAGAGCCACCTACCCTTCACCCCACGCAGGTTCGAGTCTTGCTGGCCAGCCCTGATGAAGGACTCTCACGGAGTGGTGATCGTCTTCAACGCCGACATCCCAAGTCACCTGAAGGAAATTGAGACGTGGTATTCCTGCTTCGTCCAGCAGCAGTTCCTACAGAATACTCAGTGTCTGTTAATTGCACACCACAAGCCAGGCTCCGGAAGTGACAAAGAAAACCCAGCTTTGGGTAAGGAGCCAGGAGTTCTGGCTTTTGTCTGAAATGCTCTGGGCATTTGTATGTTGCTCTGTGTCCTGGAAGCCAACAGCTCTGTGTAgtttgagcacctgctgtgcccTAGCCATTTGTCTTCCTCACCACGTAAACCAGAATTGCCGGGTTAGTAGATCTGCTAGACCACCCAGGCCAGGATGCAGACACTAAAAGCAGAAAGACActaagagggggaaaaaacctgGTTTTAACCCCTCATCCATACTATTAGGGACACTCTTTCCTGACTTGCCTTTAAGCTCCAATCTGCATGCGACAGACCCATTAGAGAGGTGTCAAAGTAATCATGGAAAACAActcagaaaattcagaaataccTTCCTCTCTGGTATAAGAACCAGGAGGGCCTAAAAGTGGCTTGCAGAGCTGTGAGCCTATTGCTGGGGGTAATGAAACCTTTCTCTGTGAAATTGTGTCACGGAGGCCCCACTTTATTTTTGGACTTGGGAAAGTTAAATAAATTGGCTCCTGGAAGACTCAGGTCCTTTGGAGCTAGAAATAGCCCCTCATTGAAAGCTCATggcctagggacttccctggtggtccagtggctaagactccgcgctcccaatgcagagggcccaggtttgatgcctggtcagggaactagagatcccacatgctgcaagcaagatcaaagatcccccacgctgcaactaagacctggtgcagctaaataaagtaattcattttttaaaagtttatgcctaattacattattttcctttttaagcaCCACCCTTGAACAAGCTGAAGCTGGTACACTCAAATCTTGAGGACGACCCGGAAGAGATCAGGATGGAATTCATAAAGTATTTAAGAAGCATAATCAACTCAGTGTCCGAGAGCAGAGACCGGGAAGAGATGTCCATTATTACCTGACCGGCCTCCATCTGGAAGCTTCCACATCCCAAATGAAGTTAATGTCAGTGCAGAGCCTGAAGTCCATCCACCTAAGAAGGTTCTCATTGCCCTTTGGCTGTAGAAGGCATTTTCTTTATTTGCCCCAAAGACCAGTCAGCCAGGGAATTGACTCCGTACTATCTGTTCTCCATCCTTAGTTCAGCTGAGAAAATCCTGTTGTTGAATTCTGATTCCTTTGCCCCAGATCTCTCCAAAGAGCTGAAAAACCaaggtggtttcttttttttttttttgcctccttcCATATGTCACATCATTAAAGTTGTGGAATTGTACCTGTCATAGCCCAGTGATATAACCATAGTTTAATTCACGTGAATTGGTTTAAATATGATTTTCATTCCTTAATCTGTACAATTTGCCTAgggacattttagaaaaatactaGCATTTAACCCCTCCAAGATTGTATTTTTACTTCAATGTCCTTGCTATCTGGACACCATATCACATTGGATGGTAGAATACATATACAGTCtctaaaaagttttttattttcttaggggAATTTACTTCTTAAATATTACTTTGTGTAATACAGGGGAAAACTATGTTATGCTGTCATAACACCTAATCTATAAAAATGGCTAAAGGAGTTAATGCTCAGAATAACCAAATAATGGCGAGTTTACAGCTTATTTGTACCAGTGAGTGTGTTTTAATGATCTTGGGAATTACtgttctttcataatttttacttcctgaattttttaatatagccaacctaaaaatatattaagtagATCAAAAGTTAAATGTATATCATTTCAACTCAAAGTAGAAGAAAAGTAGAGACACTTAAGAGGTGAATAAATATGCTTGGCTGCGTTTCACTCTCACAATGAAGGGGGATAAAATGTGGCCATGTGGGTGGTCTGGTTGAGAGAGTGAGATTGGCAGATAATGACAGTTCTGGtaactcagggcttccctagtggctcagtggtaaaaaaaaaaaaaatccgcctactaatgcaggagatgtgggttcgatccctgggttgggaagatcccctggagaaggaaatagcaactcacttcagtatttttgcctgggaaatcccatggacagaggagcctggcggactacagtccatgagggtcacaaaaaagtcagacacgacttagcgactaaacaacaacaaaacttgtaGTAAACTGCCCGGATCATCCTTGAGCACATTTTAAGCCTAGCTTGAGTTCCTTCTTCCTGGCCTGCTCTCAGTTGGAACTTTTGCAAGAACACAAACAGGGGATTACACTAACTCAAACTGTAGTTAAATCTTCTTTACATAACAGTAATACTGCAATAATACTAATTTACATAATAATACTAATTTACATAACTGCAATACTGCAATAATACTAATTGATCGgaacttccctgaaggtccagtggttaagaagccacctcCTGGTGCAGaggatgcgggttcgatccctggtcagggaactaagcccCAGGTGCCGCCACTCAGCCCCACATGCATCAGTGAAAGATCCCGCAACTAAGAActgacatggccaaaaataaatactatttaaaaagatCCCTTTCTCTGTATCACAGATGTGAGGAGCCACAGATGTGTGAAACAGCCTAGACATGTGGGAGCATCACTCAGTGGGTGGAGAAGGGAGTGTGTGAGTGAGATGGAGTGTGTGAAGGTGGCTGGGTGTGCGTGTGTGGGTGAGCAGACAAGGGGTCagatggtgaaaggattctcagACCCGACCAAGGAGTCAGGCTTTGAGGCACCGCTGAAGGATGATCACTGCAGATCAATGTAGGATCTCCATGGTAGAAAAGCCCCTCTGACCACAGCAGGAGGGCTGGATCAGAAGGCAGACAAGTGTAGAGGCGGCTGCCGTCATTCCTTGATTTGTAGCTGCGGTCACTCCAGTCTTGAAGGccagcatcttcaaatctctctctgctccttcttCACATTGCCTAATCCCCTGTGTACCTGACTCAGATCTCCCTCTACCGCACTCTTATTAGGACACTTATAATTGCATTTAGGGCCCACCCATGAAATcaaggataatctccccatctaaAGATCCTTAATTTAGTCACATCTACAAAGATGCTTTTTCCAAGTAAAGTATATGTGCATTACAGGGAGTCACGTCTGATATTTTGGGGGCCATTACTCAGCCTACCACATACGCTGTTCACTGAGGCATtatgggagcttccctggtggatcagatggtaaagaattgcctgcaatgcaggagacccgggttcgatccttaggtctggaagaccccctggggaagggcacggcaacccactccagtattcttatctggaaaaatcctatggacagaggagcctggcggactacagtccatggggtcacaagagttggacttgactgagtgactaaaaaggAGGCATTATGGAAGAAAAGGAGTAGGTTTGGGGGTAGTGGCAAATGACTAGGTCAAGGTGACTCAGCAAGTGACTCAGAACTGGACCCCATGCCCCAACTCTTTCCACTATCCCGTGTAACTGGGCAGATGAGTTCCACAAGTGGACCTGGCCAAGAGTGCCACCCTTTGAGACTGAACTTAGTAAAGCAACAACTACGGCAACAACGGCAGGGAAAACAACCACTTTTGAAGCTAAACCATCCAGAAAATGGTTTGCAAGTATGTGGCACATAGATCTAGCATCATATTTCTTGAAACCAATCAAATGACCGAGTAGCATTCTGAAGCTTTCTCGGTTGTAAAGAAAACTACAACTCACATTGTAACCTGAATGTCCATAACTTGAAATTGCCCAGGAATGTTCCTGGAGATCATTATATGTTTTCTGGAACACCAGAAGACCCTTATATCCATAGTGTAGGATATAACAACAAGTAGAATTTTGCTGGCAACTCGGAACATGTAAAAGTTAATGAGAGCGGTACTCCGATATCCATGGAAAAGGTAACTAACTGCATTTGCACCACTCAAAACCATTCTGAATTATGGTTCTTTTAGATCTTGACTTCAGCCTTCCCCATCTGATTCCTGAGAAGTACATGAACATCTTggccttgttgtttagttgctaagtcatgtctgactctcagtgacccgatgatctgcagcatgccaggcttccctgtccttcactatctctcagagtttgctcagacttatgtccattgagccagtgatgccatctgactgtctcatcctgtcaccccattctccttctgccctcaatctttcccagcatcatcctGACCTTGGCTGATGCTTTTTCAACAAATGTACTCTTTCCTCAGGCAAGACATGAAGGCGTCTatgttttaaaaaccaaaaccaaagaaattaaataaatgaggaaGGAGGAAACTCTCTGTTTTTGAATGTTAAGAAGAGATTACATATTTTTTACTGTGACTTCTAAATTGCTTTATCAGGTAAATAGCTCTCTacgtttatgatctgagccattCTTCCTACCAAAGTTAAAAGCTAATGGAAATATTGTGTCTGCCAAGTATTCCCACTTCAAAAGGCAAGTTCTTGGTGCTTTGATGTGAGTAACACCTCATCTGTCATTTTACACCACAGAGTTCATTCCTATCTAGGCTTTCTGATAGCCTTTAAAAGTATGCCTCCTTTCTCTAAAGCCTCAGGCAGATTTACTCCACACTTACAGCTCTTTGGATCAAGCGTAAATATAGAACCTAAGACTTTCAAAGtgtttgggggggcgggggggagaaacacatctattttatatttagagtCTTATCAGAGCTTTGTAAAGTAATTTATGTAAGAAccatcatgttttgttttttttttttaaataaatcttataaATCTTTCAGGTGACTTTACAAGACTTGGAAAAACATCTAGGTGTGAGTTAATCAGatcatgtaataaaatattttgtttggaaaaataaaactctaaTTTTATCAAAGTATGAAGAACATGGTTTCTACAGATAGAAACCTACTCAAGTActtttttcaagaatattttgcAAATCCAGCTACTCTTGAAATTTATCACCCTCTTTGGGAGGGCAACTGTTAAAAGCAAAAAGTGGTGCtctgcattaaaaaagaaaaaaagtggcaaTGGCTTTAAGATATCAACACAAATGAGATGAACAATCTAGAGAAAACAGTTCTTATCTATGAGGAGACTTGTGGGAGACAATAGGTGAGAGGTCAAATATATCATGCCAGCCGGTTAACATGGACTTGATTTTATTGTCTGTGTAAGAGTCCTAAGCCGAGCAGGGACAATTACTTTGGTGGCCGCGCGGGGAATAGATTTAAGGGTGTGTCTAAAATACAGCACTGAGGGTTggcaagaagagaaagggaaagattctGTAAGTATTGGCCAGACAAACGTGTTTGAGCGGAAACGGGAGAGGTAGGGAGGACTCAATCCCACATCCTCGACTGTGAATGCTCCAGGTAGTGGCTGTTAATCAATGACTACATTTCCCATAGCCCTTAGGGCAGCACCGCCCACACTTCCCAGAGGGCTGTGCGACGCCCGCGTTGACCCTGAGCATCCGTGGACACTAAAAAGGTAAACAGGAGGGAGTGTACCTTATGTTGCTTTATAACCAGTTTTCCCATCCTCCTCATTtcttttgtccttctctgtctccagctcctttgtccacggactTAAGGGCCCCAAATACCCCCGGACCGGTCTCCTTGACAACTCCTTGTTATCTTTTCGGCGGCCCGCGACCGGAAGCGGGGTGTGCCCGGAGGCTCCTGGGAAGTGTAGTTCAGCCTCCCGACGGCCGCGGCCCAGTCAAATGGCTCGGCCTCCTCGGGCACCAGAACCAAGGGGCGAGGGCGCGTGACCGGCGTTCGGAAGCCACGGAGAGTGGAGGCTCATCTGCACACGATCACCCGCAGGCCCAGACCCCCGACGGTTGGTGAACCGACGAGCCCAGCCTGTTTCCGTGGTAACCGGCTGGCCGCAGAGAACTGTGGGAAGTGTAGTTGGGCAGGGCCGGCCAGTACTCAAGGTCAGAAGGGTTGCTGTTATGCCGCTGGCCACCGCGGGCAGAACGACTTTGCGGCATCCGGGCGACGTCGTCCCGCCGTCACCTTGGCCTCTGATCACCCAGGCAGGTGGGCGGCCGCCCCCTGGGAATAAGTTTGGTTGAAATTTGCGGAGACTCACACAGTGGATCGTAGTGATGAGAGGGGGGATCCGAGTGGATCAGATTGGAGCCTTTAGAGACAGCATCTAGTCCAATCCTCTTTACTGTTAGAGAAGGGGGTAGCCAAGTCCAGAGAGTGTCAAGTGATTTGCCCCGGATCTGCTCACGCCTTTATTTCCAGCAcaaagcacagtgcctggcacagagttggCGCTCGAGCGTCTGTTAAGTATCACTTGTATCACTTCGTACTAAGGACAAACTGCTGAAATACTTCAACAAATTACaagataaaaatgggaaaaaaaattttaagagggaAGTGAACCTGAAGAGACTGTCAACTAAATGCAACCTGTAGACCTGATTTGGGTCATGATTCTAACAACcaattgaagatttttttttttttttaaatcaaggaaaTGTGAACATGGATGATATTAAGGAATTACTGTTCAAAATTTTTAGTTGTGATAATGCTATTGGGGTTTATTCTTTACAAAGAAAAAGTGTTTTGAAGACACACACTGCAGATCTTATGGGTGAAATGATGCCTGAGGTTTCCTTGAAAAACATCAGATCTGGTGGGGTAGGGGACAGTAGATGAAAGGAGATTGGCATGATTACTTTCCTcccagctcagttggtaaagaatcttcctggaatgcaggagaccaggattcaattcctgggttgggaagatcccctggagaaggaagtggctacccaccccagtattcttgcctggagaattccatggacagaggagcctcgcaggctatatgtagtccacgggatcacaagagGTGGATGCGACTTtgagactaaaccaccatataATTACTGGAGATGGAGATAGGTCCAGGAGATTActattctgttatatatattcCCCAAAACATCAAGTGTAATATAATTTGAATCTACTAGAGATACATACTGAGTTATATATCAGGGGGGCAAAAAGATATACTgtctaagatttatttttaaaatactccatAGGGACTTCCCTATGGAGTTCCCTACTTCCCTGGTCCAGTAGCTAAAACCAGgatcccaatgcaaggggcccaagttcaatccctggtcagggaagtagatctcTAAGTTCAAATGCCGAAACTAAAACAAATCTCTCATGCTGCAAtcaagatcaaagatcccatgtgctgcagctaagacccagtgcagccaaataaataaatactgaaagggaaaaaaaaaatactacacacacacacaaaagtatggTGCGGCGAGCTAGAAACAGGAACGGCAGGAAATGAATACGGAGGTCGGGGGATGGGAACATGAGAGTTTGTTGTAATATTGTACAATAGTCTACAGTATTGTATCTCCAACTAGAAAGTGGgattgaaattttccataatcaagagacttttatttttttttcaaaaaacttgTGTATTTCAGAACATTTCTGAAATTAAGCTCATGAAGAGTTTATCTGAAACATAACCCTCCCACGGCACAAGTTAAGCCTCCTTGGGGACTTTTCCAGTCAAGAATGAATGACCCCAGCAATGGCGGGGTCTGTGTCCTTGGCCTCCGCCCAGATCCAGTCCCATAGACCGGCGTCCGGGGAACCTCCCAGAGGGGAGGTTGAGCAGCTGGCCTGCCCCAGAGAAGAGTTTCGAGCAGGAGAGACAAGAGAGGAGCCGGGAAGGTGACCAGAGAGACCAGAACAGCCAGCCAGGTGAGCTCCTTGCCCTCGGCGGGCAAAGGCAGAGACCCCGTGGATGGATCAGGCGTGGCTCTATAGTTTCTGAGCCGACCCAGCCCTCATCCTGCGTCAGAGCTCACACAGCAGAGAATCCACTAGGGTGAGCCTGAGGAACATGCGTCCGGGTCACCCAGAACCCGGCGGGCGGTCGGGGCCACTGTGAGACCAGACTGGGAGGGTGCGACCCTGACGGGAGAAGGGCAAGCGCGTGAGACAAAGACAGAGGGGCAGGCACCCGGAGCCCAGGTCTGTGTGAGCCGAAGGGCTCAGCTAGACAGAAACGGCCGGGCGGGCAGCCCCCAGGCAGCCTGGTCCCCGCGTGGCTCTGTGAGCAGCCACACTGGCGCTTTGCAGCTGCGGAAAGACACAGGGCTGCCGGGGCAGTGGCTCGGCTCGGCTCTCAGCCACCTGGCCTCCACTTCAGCCCCCCTCTTGGGGCACTTTTCTGTCActtctgctctttttaaaaacaacaaaatacttcccccccccccccaaccctctAATCAACAAAAGTAGTACACGTccaagttttaaaatacatataaacaacATTGAAAATTTTTAGTCACGTATTCCAGAATCACTGATAACGCTGAGTGTCTTTTTTTATGCTTAGAAAGAAAATGCTAGAAAGACACTCAGCGTTACCAGTGATTTtaagcatatatacacacacacacacacacatatatatatacacacacattttctccaCCGTTCAGGtttctcatttaaaaagcaaaacaaaaacaaacaaacaaaaaaaggtttcAGGTGGGAAACTTCCCGGAGTCCCCAGCTCTGTGCCGCCGCCGCGGCCTGTTTCCGGGCTTCCCCAGGGAGAGCCTAGAGCCGGGCCTGTTTGGGAACACGGGTGCAGTACCCGCTTCGGCCACAAGAGGGGAGTGCCCACCCACGCACGTCTGCCCGGAAGATCCGTTGGACTCTCAGGTCCGCCCTTCACGCACCAAAGGTTTCCTCCTTGGGATCAAGGCACCGGCACTTAGTTCGAGCTTTATCGCTCACTCTGCTAGCGGCGCCTCATGGAAAACCTCCTTAGTTAGTGAAGAAAAAGGACAGAACCCACACACCGACTATATCTGCCCTGGTGTGAAGAATCCTTGGACGGCCCTCTCCGGGCTTGCAGGGAAGGGATGGACTAAGACTGCCCAGGGCCTCCCCAAGATTAACATTCTCCGCGGCTTCCTATTGTTCGCTGGGTCCAGTCTGAGCGCCTTCTAGGAGCCCCAGGTGACCTGGTCCCTCCTCGCCTCCCTCCCTCCACGTCAGCTCCGTCCCGTCCTGCTCCTCATCCACAGACCTGCCATCGTCGTTCTCTGGAAGACGCTCCCCAGCACACACCAGGTTGATGCTTATCTTTCAG
The sequence above is drawn from the Cervus canadensis isolate Bull #8, Minnesota chromosome 32, ASM1932006v1, whole genome shotgun sequence genome and encodes:
- the IFT22 gene encoding intraflagellar transport protein 22 homolog translates to MLKAKILFVGPCESGKTVLANFLTESSDITEYNPTQGVRILEFENPQVTSNNKGTGCEIELWDCGGDPKFESCWPALMKDSHGVVIVFNADIPSHLKEIETWYSCFVQQQFLQNTQCLLIAHHKPGSGSDKENPALAPPLNKLKLVHSNLEDDPEEIRMEFIKYLRSIINSVSESRDREEMSIIT